The following are encoded in a window of Neomicrococcus lactis genomic DNA:
- a CDS encoding helicase-related protein, with the protein MTTVTERSAAQLNVGPGSVVRVRDEDWLVTSTSATGSGTLIKVQGLSELVRDTEAAFYSDLDEIHVVDPRNAKIVADDSPNYRKSRLFLETTLRKTPVPAAQNSLTVSTRMLSKQLEYQRIAVAKALDPKNIRPRILIADAVGLGKTLEIGMILSELVARGRGENILIVTPRHVLEQMQHEMWSRFALPFVRLDSVGIQRVRQTIPASRNPFTYFKRAIISIDTLKTPRYREHLKKRRWDAVVIDESHNLTNAGTLNNELARILAPRTDALILASATPHNGKKESFAELVRLLDPTAVRPDGSIDQDAVQQLIVRRHRYSPEVAAEVGSDWAERPEPKNKLVPAGPAENAVATELSRTWIHPHGGSPATNPLFGWTLAKAFLSSPAALIETIENRLSKKGRVDGKKGATEDTNPLGAKEADALETLLDLAKKSNATTSAKFNALVEHLKQAGVGKGQSTRAVVFAERVATLKYLQKHLPDSLGLKAENIGLLHGGLTDVEQQEMVEQFKRGSSPLRVLVTGDVASEGVNLHAECHLLVHFDIPWSLIRIEQRNGRIDRYGQHHPPQIATLILDPEDSNFSGDIRVLTRLIEKEHEAHKVFSDVATLMGKNSVEAEEKAIRDALAAGTDAEDVIPEIVDFELDELEQLLKGLAGSKNDAAAPVPAKVQVDQRIDLYPTELDFLQEALEEAFGDPFQKVGWKYDDKYGVASLNPTPDLKKRLRFLPQDYLKERGVMEQLKLSTTVSSGQQSLDAARKSEDTNWPSTHYLGPLHPVLDWASDRALASISRNEVLAIRGDVDEPVYLMLGTISNRRGQLLNRTFVKVQYGFSGGLPDLSAFLKEVGLIGKPSNAGPVDVTAVQEDFENAVNQAELYLQQQRGMLINDSERRLAEWLERAEKWSAESKEVAQRAEVKERQDRVRAEQELAQDMRPEQMLVRPLLVIAPRTAPAPSYSAMPRPNEKKEA; encoded by the coding sequence ATGACAACGGTGACTGAACGTTCCGCCGCGCAGTTGAATGTGGGCCCCGGTTCCGTGGTGCGGGTGCGTGACGAGGACTGGCTCGTGACCTCCACGAGCGCCACCGGCAGCGGCACGCTGATCAAGGTGCAGGGCCTGAGCGAGCTCGTAAGGGACACCGAGGCCGCCTTCTACTCGGATCTGGATGAGATTCACGTCGTTGATCCTCGAAACGCCAAGATCGTCGCCGATGACTCCCCGAACTACCGCAAGTCACGCCTCTTCCTTGAAACCACGCTGAGGAAAACCCCGGTCCCGGCCGCGCAGAACTCGCTCACTGTTAGCACCCGCATGCTCTCGAAGCAGCTCGAATACCAGCGCATCGCAGTCGCGAAAGCCCTGGATCCCAAAAACATTCGCCCCAGAATCCTCATCGCTGACGCGGTGGGCCTCGGTAAAACCCTCGAGATCGGCATGATCCTCTCGGAGCTAGTTGCCAGAGGTCGCGGCGAAAACATCCTGATCGTCACCCCGCGCCACGTCCTCGAGCAGATGCAGCACGAAATGTGGAGCCGGTTCGCGCTCCCGTTCGTCAGGCTTGACTCGGTAGGAATCCAGCGGGTCCGCCAAACCATCCCGGCCTCCCGCAATCCGTTCACGTACTTCAAACGCGCGATCATCAGCATCGATACTCTCAAGACTCCGCGCTACCGCGAACACTTGAAGAAGCGCCGTTGGGACGCCGTCGTGATCGACGAATCCCACAACCTCACTAACGCCGGCACGCTCAACAACGAGCTCGCCCGCATCCTCGCGCCGCGCACGGACGCGCTCATTCTCGCGAGCGCCACCCCGCACAACGGTAAGAAGGAATCCTTCGCTGAGTTGGTTCGGCTCTTGGATCCGACGGCGGTGCGCCCAGACGGCAGCATCGATCAGGACGCGGTGCAACAGTTGATCGTACGCCGCCACCGCTACAGCCCGGAGGTTGCCGCGGAGGTAGGCAGCGACTGGGCCGAGCGCCCGGAGCCGAAGAACAAGTTGGTCCCGGCGGGCCCGGCGGAGAACGCCGTGGCCACCGAGCTTTCGCGCACCTGGATTCACCCGCATGGCGGTAGTCCCGCGACGAACCCGCTCTTCGGATGGACGCTTGCGAAGGCGTTCCTGTCCAGTCCTGCGGCGCTGATCGAAACCATCGAGAACCGCCTCAGCAAGAAGGGTCGCGTCGACGGCAAGAAGGGCGCCACGGAAGACACCAATCCGCTGGGCGCCAAGGAAGCTGACGCGCTAGAAACGCTCCTCGACCTTGCCAAGAAGTCAAACGCGACCACCAGTGCCAAGTTCAACGCCCTCGTGGAGCACTTGAAACAAGCTGGCGTCGGCAAGGGGCAGAGCACACGTGCTGTCGTCTTCGCTGAGCGCGTCGCAACCCTCAAATATCTGCAAAAGCACCTTCCAGACAGCCTCGGCCTGAAAGCTGAAAACATCGGGCTTCTCCACGGCGGCCTGACGGACGTTGAGCAGCAAGAGATGGTGGAGCAGTTCAAGCGCGGTTCCTCCCCGCTTCGAGTGCTGGTTACGGGTGATGTCGCATCGGAAGGCGTAAACTTGCACGCTGAATGCCACCTCTTGGTGCATTTCGATATCCCGTGGAGCCTCATCCGCATTGAGCAGCGCAATGGTCGTATTGATCGCTACGGTCAGCACCACCCGCCGCAGATCGCCACCCTCATTCTTGATCCGGAGGATTCGAACTTCTCCGGCGACATCCGTGTGCTGACTCGCTTGATCGAGAAGGAACACGAAGCCCACAAGGTCTTCAGCGATGTCGCTACCCTCATGGGCAAGAACTCGGTGGAGGCGGAGGAGAAGGCTATCCGCGACGCGCTCGCAGCCGGCACGGACGCTGAGGACGTCATCCCAGAGATTGTGGATTTTGAGTTGGATGAGCTGGAGCAGCTTTTGAAGGGGCTTGCGGGTTCCAAGAACGACGCCGCAGCTCCCGTCCCAGCGAAGGTTCAAGTTGATCAGCGGATCGACTTGTACCCCACTGAGTTGGATTTCTTGCAGGAAGCGCTCGAGGAAGCGTTCGGCGATCCGTTCCAGAAGGTTGGCTGGAAGTACGATGACAAGTACGGTGTGGCCTCACTGAATCCCACACCGGATCTGAAGAAGCGCTTGCGGTTCTTGCCGCAGGATTACTTGAAGGAACGCGGAGTGATGGAGCAGCTCAAGCTCTCCACCACGGTCTCTTCGGGGCAGCAGTCGCTCGATGCAGCACGGAAGTCGGAAGACACCAACTGGCCGTCCACTCACTACTTGGGCCCACTGCACCCAGTGCTCGACTGGGCAAGTGACCGTGCGCTGGCTTCCATCTCACGCAACGAAGTGCTCGCCATCCGCGGCGATGTGGATGAGCCCGTGTATTTGATGCTCGGAACCATTTCTAACCGTCGTGGCCAGCTGCTGAACCGTACGTTCGTCAAGGTCCAGTACGGATTTTCGGGTGGGCTACCTGATCTATCCGCATTCTTGAAAGAAGTCGGGCTGATCGGTAAGCCTTCCAACGCCGGTCCGGTGGATGTTACCGCGGTCCAAGAGGACTTTGAGAACGCCGTCAATCAGGCCGAGCTTTACTTGCAACAACAGCGCGGAATGCTCATCAACGACTCCGAGCGGCGCCTCGCCGAGTGGCTTGAGCGTGCCGAGAAGTGGTCAGCAGAGTCGAAAGAAGTGGCTCAGCGCGCCGAAGTGAAAGAGCGTCAGGATCGCGTGCGCGCCGAGCAAGAACTCGCCCAAGATATGCGTCCCGAACAAATGCTGGTGCGCCCCCTACTGGTGATTGCGCCGCGAACTGCACCAGCGCCGTCGTACTCTGCAATGCCGCGGCCAAATGAAAAGAAGGAAGCGTAA
- a CDS encoding helix-turn-helix domain-containing protein: MFTPIHRILGIEPNHLDADILQKAINAEISETSDLDWKRNFYPKDKPNWQDEAAKDIAAMANSGGGWIFFGVGENDSTSSAAEITPIEWNAGEEQRLRQVAYAKIGPPIIGIEFFPIPFAQKFVIAARIPDSPDRPHLAKKGENAFIAPLRNGPHTVFMTEREVETAYRHRFYAASENEQELKSLLETSSGGLDPLQGVILVSAALPLEKKSANPKIDDATFRTFTYNNQSEDLYAQPFLAKDLWSEGEIRKGMRSWILRNPSGDNHHFRKTFHDNGTIQASYRLGNLTRRHEAINYYPVDEPNHCLSEDIEEAIINIVASVRSWAKLLGVQGGYRLRLALVGNNSEPIWIRSTENTSGSLRPKEHSDPIHHFIPVDTEFDPLSATEFWLPQVVGLTTDVINQGGVRYLMVMADSD; encoded by the coding sequence TTGTTTACCCCGATTCACAGGATTCTAGGAATTGAACCGAACCACCTGGACGCTGACATCCTCCAGAAAGCGATAAACGCGGAAATTAGTGAAACTTCTGATCTCGACTGGAAAAGGAACTTCTACCCTAAGGACAAGCCGAATTGGCAGGATGAAGCGGCCAAAGACATAGCCGCAATGGCAAACAGCGGAGGCGGATGGATCTTTTTCGGAGTTGGCGAAAACGACAGCACCAGCTCCGCTGCCGAAATTACACCCATTGAGTGGAACGCAGGAGAAGAACAAAGACTTCGACAAGTCGCGTACGCAAAGATCGGCCCTCCCATCATTGGCATCGAATTTTTCCCCATCCCATTTGCGCAGAAATTCGTTATTGCGGCGCGAATACCAGATTCACCGGACCGACCGCATCTGGCGAAAAAGGGGGAGAACGCTTTTATTGCCCCGCTGCGAAACGGCCCTCACACAGTGTTTATGACGGAGCGAGAAGTCGAAACGGCATATCGCCACCGTTTTTACGCTGCGTCGGAGAACGAACAAGAGCTCAAAAGCCTATTAGAGACATCATCAGGAGGATTAGACCCTCTTCAGGGAGTAATCCTGGTTTCAGCCGCTTTGCCTTTGGAAAAGAAGTCCGCAAATCCCAAGATTGACGACGCAACTTTCCGAACCTTCACTTACAACAATCAAAGTGAAGACTTGTACGCGCAGCCGTTCTTGGCGAAGGACTTATGGTCTGAAGGAGAAATCAGGAAGGGAATGAGAAGTTGGATCCTTCGGAACCCCAGCGGGGATAATCATCACTTTCGGAAAACGTTCCATGACAACGGTACGATTCAAGCTTCTTACCGGCTTGGGAATCTGACCCGACGGCATGAAGCTATCAACTATTACCCGGTGGATGAGCCCAACCATTGCTTGTCCGAAGATATTGAGGAGGCCATCATAAATATTGTCGCCTCAGTTCGTTCATGGGCAAAACTCCTAGGTGTCCAAGGCGGTTACAGACTCCGATTAGCCCTCGTCGGCAATAATTCTGAGCCCATTTGGATTCGAAGCACAGAGAATACGTCTGGCTCCCTTCGTCCCAAGGAACACAGCGACCCCATACACCATTTCATCCCCGTTGATACTGAATTCGATCCGTTAAGTGCTACTGAATTCTGGCTACCGCAAGTAGTGGGTTTGACAACGGATGTCATCAACCAAGGGGGAGTTCGGTATTTGATGGTCATGGCAGACTCGGACTAA
- a CDS encoding AraC family transcriptional regulator, producing the protein MIAALNQLVDFLDRHLTDEIAIDDLSARHGMTEYHLRRMFSSLAGMPLSEYVRRRRMTVAATDILDQGELLEIAVRYGYGSAEAFSRAFRSVHGVGPGDVRRDGGPLRTQPKLRFLLTLEGNTTMDTRITERPVFRLIGHSARVPLIHYGPNPHIQAHIASLPATEHARLKELSNTEPSGLLQVSADVDPDYTEGSELTYLHGVAVAETTPVPDDLNAIEVPAGTWAVFNAEGEYPAVLQSIWAATATGWFPSNPWRLRPGPSMVAILNRSADFSTAHCELWLPIERA; encoded by the coding sequence ATGATCGCAGCGCTCAACCAGCTCGTCGATTTCCTCGACCGGCACCTCACTGACGAGATCGCCATCGATGACCTATCAGCCCGACATGGCATGACGGAGTATCACTTGCGCCGAATGTTCTCATCGCTGGCCGGCATGCCGCTGTCCGAGTACGTCCGCAGACGCCGAATGACTGTTGCCGCTACGGACATTCTCGATCAGGGCGAGCTGTTGGAAATCGCGGTGCGCTATGGATATGGGTCGGCCGAGGCTTTCAGCCGGGCGTTCCGATCAGTGCATGGCGTGGGCCCGGGCGACGTGCGCCGAGACGGTGGCCCCCTTCGCACACAACCGAAACTCAGGTTCCTACTGACCCTAGAAGGGAACACCACCATGGACACTCGCATCACAGAACGGCCAGTATTCCGGCTCATCGGCCATTCGGCCCGCGTACCGCTGATTCACTACGGCCCAAACCCGCACATCCAAGCGCACATCGCCTCGCTACCAGCAACAGAGCACGCGCGGCTCAAAGAACTCAGCAACACCGAGCCCTCGGGTCTGCTCCAAGTGAGCGCGGACGTGGACCCGGACTACACCGAGGGCAGCGAACTGACGTACCTCCATGGCGTCGCAGTCGCTGAAACCACACCAGTTCCCGATGACCTCAACGCGATCGAAGTCCCCGCAGGCACTTGGGCAGTGTTCAACGCCGAAGGTGAATACCCGGCGGTTCTGCAATCCATCTGGGCCGCGACGGCCACCGGCTGGTTCCCATCCAACCCTTGGCGGCTACGCCCGGGCCCTTCAATGGTGGCAATCCTGAATCGATCCGCGGATTTCAGCACGGCGCACTGCGAACTGTGGTTGCCCATAGAACGTGCGTGA
- a CDS encoding NAD(P)-dependent alcohol dehydrogenase codes for MKTRAAVATAPGTDLEIRELELDEPRADELQVKIVASGICHTDAIIRDQWYPVPLPVVLGHEGAGIVEKVGAEVVGYEVGDQVVIGPAFCGSCEQCLAGHPMYCVNFYDRNFGVQRPDGSKAFSDASGPIGSHFFGQSSFAEHTNVVAHGVVKVGNDVPLDLLGPLGCGIMTGSGAVLNVLQPKPGSSVAVFGTGAVGMAGMLAAKASGATTIIMVDIVPERLEFAKTLGATHTVNSKEVDPVAAIKEITGGGVNYALDTTGVPPVFAQMINSLATRGHGALVGAAKLGTEAPFDIGTLLLSGIKVSMVIEGDAVPKEFIPRLISLHQQGLFPFDKLVKKYSFEDINQAFADSADGSTLKPIVVF; via the coding sequence ATGAAGACAAGAGCAGCAGTAGCCACCGCACCAGGAACTGATCTGGAAATCCGCGAGCTTGAGCTTGACGAACCCCGTGCCGACGAACTCCAAGTAAAGATCGTTGCGTCCGGTATTTGCCATACCGACGCCATCATCCGCGACCAGTGGTACCCAGTGCCGCTTCCAGTAGTTTTGGGCCACGAAGGCGCTGGAATTGTGGAAAAGGTCGGCGCTGAGGTCGTCGGCTACGAAGTCGGCGATCAGGTTGTCATCGGCCCAGCATTCTGTGGATCGTGCGAGCAGTGCCTCGCCGGTCACCCCATGTATTGCGTCAATTTCTATGATCGCAACTTTGGCGTGCAGCGTCCCGACGGCTCGAAGGCGTTCTCTGACGCATCCGGTCCAATCGGATCGCACTTCTTTGGCCAGTCATCCTTCGCCGAGCACACCAATGTGGTGGCTCATGGTGTCGTGAAGGTTGGCAACGATGTGCCCCTGGACCTGCTGGGCCCTCTAGGCTGCGGCATCATGACCGGCTCCGGCGCTGTGCTCAACGTGCTTCAGCCAAAGCCCGGTTCCTCCGTCGCCGTCTTCGGCACGGGTGCCGTGGGTATGGCTGGCATGTTGGCTGCGAAGGCATCGGGTGCAACCACCATCATCATGGTGGACATTGTTCCCGAGCGCCTCGAATTTGCGAAGACTCTTGGTGCCACGCACACCGTGAACTCCAAGGAAGTCGATCCAGTAGCGGCCATCAAGGAAATCACTGGCGGCGGCGTGAACTACGCGTTGGACACCACTGGCGTTCCTCCGGTGTTCGCGCAGATGATCAACTCGTTGGCCACGCGCGGTCACGGCGCACTCGTGGGAGCTGCGAAGCTCGGCACCGAGGCGCCATTCGACATCGGAACCCTGCTGCTCTCGGGCATCAAGGTCAGCATGGTCATCGAGGGCGACGCCGTGCCGAAGGAATTCATCCCACGCCTGATCAGCCTGCACCAGCAGGGCCTCTTCCCGTTCGACAAGCTCGTGAAGAAGTACTCCTTCGAGGACATCAATCAGGCCTTCGCCGATTCTGCCGACGGATCCACGTTGAAGCCGATCGTCGTTTTCTAA
- a CDS encoding DUF6308 family protein: MKSLKDVAARKLDDYTSPSKGYAFNTYDVAGEPDAPLTPADVLMANLLSLKLSAREVIPLFNEGDGPAQELRKALDHALVELRDAKPFETFEDLTALEEAVTSFAKANFNSISVPEWTAVTVSKVLHRRRPQIVPLYDSRGQDFYGVRKPEKFRAALWEDIQDNLDWLSEMASTKKTPDGRELSVLRLADILIWTP, translated from the coding sequence TTGAAATCTCTGAAAGATGTGGCCGCGCGGAAGCTGGATGACTATACGTCGCCCTCTAAGGGATACGCCTTCAATACATACGACGTTGCCGGAGAACCGGACGCTCCGCTCACACCAGCAGACGTTCTCATGGCCAACCTGCTGAGCCTCAAACTCAGCGCACGCGAAGTCATCCCGCTTTTCAATGAAGGCGACGGACCCGCGCAAGAACTTCGCAAGGCACTTGATCATGCTCTGGTTGAGCTTCGCGACGCCAAGCCGTTCGAAACATTCGAGGACCTCACTGCGCTCGAGGAAGCCGTCACGAGCTTCGCCAAAGCGAACTTTAATTCGATATCCGTTCCTGAATGGACAGCAGTAACCGTCTCCAAGGTTCTACACCGACGCCGCCCGCAGATCGTCCCGCTCTATGACTCCCGGGGCCAAGACTTCTATGGCGTACGTAAGCCCGAGAAATTCAGGGCAGCACTCTGGGAAGACATTCAGGACAACCTCGACTGGCTTTCGGAGATGGCAAGCACCAAGAAGACACCCGATGGCCGCGAGCTCTCTGTCCTGCGCTTGGCCGACATTTTGATTTGGACTCCGTAA